The proteins below come from a single Cyanobacterium stanieri LEGE 03274 genomic window:
- the rimO gene encoding 30S ribosomal protein S12 methylthiotransferase RimO, whose product MGNKPTIAVSHLGCEKNRIDSEHMLGLLAQSGYQIDNTEELADYVIVNTCSFIESARQESVRTLVELAENNKKIIISGCMAQHFQEELLAELPEAVALVGTGDYQNIVDVIQRVEKGERVTAVSAQPTYIADENIPRYRTTTEGVAYLRVAEGCDYSCAFCIIPHLRGKQRSRTIESIVNEAKQLADQGVQELILISQITTNYGVDIYGEPKLAELLRALGKVDIPWIRIHYAYPTGLTDKVIEAIRETPNVLPYLDLPLQHSDPDILKAMNRPWQGQVNDRIIEQIKIALPEAVMRTTFIVGFPGETQQNFKHLLQFVKRHQFDHVGVFTFSPEEGTKAYNLGNQVPKEVKIARRNELMEIQQPIAAAKNEAEIGKVVPVLIEQENPATGELIGRSPRFAPEVDGIVYVRGEANLGSITSVRITDADVYDLYGEIEIS is encoded by the coding sequence ATGGGCAATAAGCCAACCATCGCCGTCTCTCATTTAGGATGTGAAAAAAATCGAATCGATTCTGAGCATATGCTCGGTTTGTTAGCACAATCAGGCTACCAAATTGATAATACAGAAGAATTAGCAGATTACGTCATTGTAAATACTTGTAGTTTTATTGAATCTGCCAGACAAGAATCTGTCAGAACCTTGGTAGAATTAGCAGAAAATAATAAGAAAATTATTATCTCTGGTTGCATGGCACAGCACTTCCAAGAGGAGTTATTAGCCGAATTACCAGAGGCTGTGGCATTGGTAGGCACAGGAGATTATCAAAATATTGTAGATGTTATTCAAAGAGTGGAAAAAGGAGAAAGAGTAACCGCTGTTTCTGCCCAACCTACTTACATCGCCGATGAAAATATACCTCGTTATCGCACCACCACCGAAGGAGTAGCCTATTTACGGGTAGCTGAAGGTTGTGACTATAGTTGTGCTTTTTGCATTATCCCCCATCTCAGGGGCAAACAAAGATCCAGAACCATTGAATCTATTGTTAATGAAGCCAAGCAATTGGCGGATCAAGGGGTTCAAGAATTAATATTGATCTCTCAAATTACTACTAATTATGGCGTTGACATTTACGGTGAACCCAAATTAGCAGAATTATTAAGGGCTTTGGGTAAAGTTGATATTCCTTGGATTCGCATTCATTATGCCTATCCCACAGGATTGACGGATAAAGTAATCGAAGCTATCCGAGAAACCCCCAATGTTCTACCCTACTTGGATTTACCCCTACAACATTCTGATCCAGATATTTTAAAAGCTATGAACCGCCCTTGGCAGGGTCAAGTAAACGATCGCATCATAGAACAAATTAAGATCGCCCTCCCTGAAGCAGTAATGCGCACGACATTTATTGTCGGATTTCCGGGAGAAACGCAACAAAACTTCAAACATTTGTTACAATTTGTAAAAAGGCATCAATTTGATCATGTGGGAGTGTTTACATTTTCCCCCGAAGAAGGAACCAAAGCCTATAACTTAGGTAATCAAGTTCCCAAAGAGGTGAAAATCGCTCGTAGAAATGAATTAATGGAAATACAACAGCCCATTGCGGCGGCAAAAAATGAAGCCGAAATAGGTAAAGTAGTTCCTGTATTGATTGAGCAAGAAAACCCTGCCACTGGAGAATTAATCGGTCGTTCTCCTCGCTTTGCCCCCGAAGTAGATGGTATCGTCTATGTCCGTGGTGAGGCCAACCTAGGTTCAATAACATCAGTCAGAATTACTGATGCCGATGTCTATGATCTCTATGGTGAAATTGAAATAAGTTAG